A stretch of Porites lutea chromosome 5, jaPorLute2.1, whole genome shotgun sequence DNA encodes these proteins:
- the LOC140936943 gene encoding calumenin-like, producing MVRVLFFAICALVINSCVCATTTGRDRPKPHEEKLSEKEGTEYDHEAFLGDMKEEYDDLPPEEAKKRLRILVKRLDTDKDGFVTGEELTNWVKAVFRKRLMNGIEDDVKAKDTDKDGKVSWDEYQKESYGAEEMEDPDDEETKKMLQNDKRRFDVADKNKDGGLSKEEFVNFMHPESSPEMGDVHVIETIEDIDNNKDGYVSLDEFLGDYRDPDDNEAEEPEWVKEETKKFKEEYDKNHDRKLDKDEVKLWILPETDQMMAQEEAQHLITSADDDKDGKLSEEEIVTNHETFVGSEATDYGRALPKHEEL from the exons ATGGTAAGGGTTCTTTTCTTTGCGATTTGTGCACTTGTTATAAACAGCTGTGTTTGTGCGACCACCACTGGGAGAGACAGACCAAAGCCACATGAAGAAAAGCTATCGGAAAAGGAGGGCACAGAATACGACCATGAGGCTTTCCTCGGAGACATGAAGGAAGAATACGACGACCTTCCTCCTGAAGAAGCTAAAAAGCGCTTGAGAATTCTGGTCAAACGTTTAGATACCGATAAAGATGGCTTTGTTACAGGGGAGGAGCTCACAAACTGGGTAAAAGCTGTCTTCCGCAAACGCTTGATGAATGGAATAGAAGATGATGTCAAGGCAAAAGATACCGATAAAGACGGGAAGGTGTCGTGGGACGAATACCAGAAAGAATCGTATGGCGCTGAGGAGATGGAAGATCCAGATGatgaagaaaccaaaaaaatgcTGCAAAATGACAAAAGGCGATTCGACGTTGCGGACAAAAACAAGGACGGAGGTTTGAGTAAAGAAGAGTTTGTTAACTTCATGCATCCTGAATCATCTCCAGAAATGGGAGACGTTCATGTCATAGAAACTATTGAAG atattgataataataaggATGGCTATGTTAGCTTGGATGAATTCTTGGGTGATTATCGTGATCCTGATGACAATGAGGCTGAAGAACCAGAATGGGTCAAggaggaaacaaagaaatttaagGAAGAATATGACAAGAATCATGATCGAAAACTTGACAAAGATGAG GTCAAACTTTGGATTCTTCCCGAGACTGACCAGATGATGGCCCAAGAAGAAGCACAGCATCTGATTACGTCAGCTGATGATGATAAAGATGGAAAACTTAGTGAGGAAGAGATCGTGACAAATCATGAAACATTTGTTGGAAGTGAAGCCACCGATTATGGCCGTGCTTTACCCAAACATGAAGAGCTATAG
- the LOC140936944 gene encoding uncharacterized protein: protein MSVSISKSPLIQKRSINCPVLGEWTCFKRREGLLVLLADVARINDNSPLKDYSCISLNPFMTLWGQVGYMLSASEEDLIETATSMAKEYMRLLPYDDALEFITQHLARPGKLLLKIFDPKIQGRCKPTTQTIILEPLEDEDGEENGEKSPGEAIDRKTRLRVAAKRGESPLNSSSGFDESAKKRKMSNSDGSCTAPSSDEMFIESFVAFTKTFLGKKQCQKDELLEKLEEEKQARKNAEEKINDLKVQFKQQLDEEKKARKIKDEEIQVLKDELQMTKNKRQALEDKLQGIKQFLQMGTDKRVNVSS from the exons ATGAGTGTATCGATATCCAAATCGCCTCTGATTCAAAAGAGATCGATCAACTGCCCTGTCCTTGGAGAATGGACGTGCTTCAAACGGCGCGAAGGCCTGTTGGTTCTGTTGGCGGATGTTGCCCGTATAAACGACAACAGTCCTCTGAAAGATTACTCTTGCATCTCCTTGAACCCGTTCATGACATTGTGGGGGCAAGTTGGTTACATGTTGTCGGCAAGCGAGGAAGATTTGATTGAAACCGCGACGAGCATGGCCAAGGAATACATGCGTTTGCTTCCATACGACGACGCGTTGGAATTTATTACTCAGCATTTAGCGAGACCGGGAAAACTGCTGCTTAAAATTTTTGACCCCAAAATTCAGGGGCGTTGCAAACCAACTACCCAAACAATTATTTTAGAACCACTGGAGGACGAAGATGGAGAGGAAAATGGCGAGAAATCACCGGGAGAAGCGATAGACCGCAAGACCAGACTAAGAGTTGCTGCAAAACGAGGAGAATCCCCGCTTAATAGCTCCTCAGGATTTGATGAAAgtgcaaagaaaagaaagatgaGCAACTCCG ATGGCAGCTGTACGGCCCCTAGCAGTGATGAGATGTTCATTGAGTCGTTTGTTGCTTTTACCAAGACATTTTTAGGAAAGAAACAATGTCAAAAAG ATGAGTTATTGGAAAAGCTTGAAGAGGAGAAACAAGCAAGAAAGAATGCAgaggaaaaaattaatgatcTTAAAG TTCAATTCAAACAGCAACTtgatgaagagaaaaaagccaGAAAAATTAAAGATGAAGAAATACAAGTTCTTAAAG ATGAGCtgcaaatgacaaaaaataagaGGCAAGCTCTAGAGGACAAATTGCAAG gaaTAAAGCAGTTTCTTCAAATGGGTACAGACAAGAGAGTGAATGTCTCATCCTAG